The Pocillopora verrucosa isolate sample1 chromosome 2, ASM3666991v2, whole genome shotgun sequence genome has a segment encoding these proteins:
- the LOC131799604 gene encoding uncharacterized protein has translation MTDEGAISVDTLMKDVIITPMDRTSWAKSLKSPHITSLQLADDFSQTQFPVQILIGMDTVWQFLKPDVIYGYPTVQASSLGYLISGRLFPSTDSTSTNDSQTASQCFAAGHSLDSFPFDDSEWFCYTRAKDLEVHNKVADFLKIETLGIEDPRDTSQEDDFLERFQCQITYRDGTYFVPLPWLDNHPPLPSNFNLAHSRLQQVKKRLLKLDLWKSYASIIADQIDKGYVDAVPTSEDPLSKSDAHYPSHFFVLRPESKTTPVHVVFPANAGHVSLNDCLYTGPCLLKSLNTIIHRFRADKYAFVADIEKAFMRIKIIEEDRNYVRFQWFEDGDPDKPIKVYRYTSVFFGGTSSPFIPNSTILHHLSKYEKDQDPVVQFVSQDLDEKIYCDNVLTGTDDEDTAIQYYNISRQVMKDADMNLRQWFTNSPELTTIIDKIRTGSQRDHAGLLGMMWNPKEDTLQFPRKAIVIPPDVKFTKRQVLSSVSSTFDPIGLISPVLVPAKKFISSLWDKGFDWDEILPDELQQQYNQIAKEIEAASTFVTSRYLDFDKALPVEMHVFCDACPTTAAGCCVFFAQNQKVRFIGSKVKLSSSKHARTVSQWELIAMVMGARLGRIREIFNKDFPFISSYYWTDSTICLYWLYSTKQLPVFIRNQTTEILRLTDLSSWSHVSSANNPADILSRGCSADELLQSALWQRGSMVNSPFTLAKMES, from the coding sequence ATGACAGATGAGGGAGCAATCAGTGTAGACACTCTCATGAAAGATGTTATCATCACTCCCATGGATCGCACCAGCTGGGCCAAAAGCCTCAAATCTCCTCACATCACCAGTCTTCAACTTGCAGATGATTTCAGTCAGACCCAATTTCCTGTTCAAATTCTTATTGGTATGGATACAGTGTGGCAGTTCCTGAAACCTGATGTCATCTATGGCTACCCTACTGTTCAAGCGTCTAGTCTGGGATATCTAATCTCTGGAAGACTCTTTCCTAGCACTGACAGTACTAGTACCAATGATTCCCAAACAGCTTCACAGTGTTTTGCAGCAGGTCACTCCCTTGACAGTTTCCCATTTGATGACAGTGAATGGTTTTGTTACACTCGTGCAAAGGATCTTGAGGTGCACAACAAAGTTGCAGATTTCCTCAAAATTGAAACACTAGGAATAGAGGACCCCAGGGATACCAGTCAAGAGGATGATTTCCTAGAACGCTTCCAATGCCAAATCACATACCGGGATGGAACCTACTTTGTTCCACTGCCATGGTTGGACAATCACCCTCCACTACCTTCGAACTTCAACCTTGCTCACAGCCGTCTGCAACAAGTAAAGAAGAGGCTCCTCAAACTGGATCTTTGGAAATCTTATGCAAGCATCATTGCCGACCAAATTGACAAAGGTTATGTGGACGCTGTCCCTACCAGTGAAGATCCCTTGAGTAAGAGTGATGCTCATTATCCCAGTCACTTCTTCGTTCTACGTCCAGAGAGCAAAACAACACCCGTTCACGTTGTATTTCCAGCCAATGCAGGCCATGTCTCTCTGAACGATTGTTTATACACCGGTCCCTGCCTTCTCAAGTCATTGAACACCATCATTCATCGCTTCAGAGCTGACAAGTATGCCTTTGTTGCTGACATTGAGAAAGCCTTCATGAGAATCAAAATTATTGAAGAGGACCGTAACTATGTCCGCTTTCAGTGGTTTGAAGATGGGGACCCAGACAAACCAATTAAAGTTTACCGCTACACATCTGTCTTCTTTGGAGGAACAAGTTCTCCATTCATCCCTAACTCTACAATTCTTCATCATCTTTCTAAGTATGAGAAAGATCAAGATCCAGTTGTTCAATTTGTTTCTCAAGACCTTGACGAGAAGATTTACTGTGACAATGTACTTACTGGAACAGATGATGAGGACACTGCCATTCAGTATTACAACATCTCAAGGCAGGTTATGAAGGATGCTGACATGAATCTCCGCCAGTGGTTTACAAATTCGCCAGAGCTGACCACCATTATCGACAAGATAAGGACTGGTTCTCAGAGAGATCACGCTGGCCTGTTAGGCATGATGTGGAACCCTAAGGAAGACACGTTACAGTTTCCACGGAAAGCTATTGTCATTCCTCCTGACGTGAAGTTCACGAAACGACAAGTCCTCAGTTCTGTTTCATCAACATTTGATCCTATTGGCCTCATCTCCCCAGTCCTTGTTCCAGCCAAGAAATTCATTTCATCTCTGTGGGATAAGGGATTTGACTGGGACGAAATTCTCCCTGATGAACTCCAACAGCAGTACAACCAAATCGCCAAGGAAATAGAAGCAGCTTCAACATTTGTCACCTCACGTTATTTGGACTTTGACAAAGCCTTACCAGTAGAAATGCATGTATTTTGTGATGCATGCCCCACTACTGCAGCTGGTTGCTGTGTCTTCTTTGCTCAGAATCAGAAGGTCAGATTCATTGGCTCCAAGGTCAAACTTTCCTCATCTAAACATGCACGAACAGTTTCCCAGTGGGAATTAATTGCCATGGTAATGGGTGCTCGCCTTGGTCGcataagagaaattttcaacaagGATTTCCCATTCATCTCATCCTACTACTGGACTGACTCCACCATCTGTCTCTATTGGCTGTACAGTACCAAGCAACTCCCAGTGTTTATTCGCAATCAGACAACAGAGATCTTGAGGCTTACTGACCTATCCAGCTGGTCCCATGTCAGTTCAGCAAACAATCCTGCAGACATACTCTCCCGTGGATGCAGTGCGGATGAGCTCCTACAATCAGCACTATGGCAAAGAGGTTCCATGGTTAACAGCCCATTCACTCTGGCCAAGATGGAGTCCTAA
- the LOC136279226 gene encoding uncharacterized protein: MTTDQFLLAFRRHCAIYGTPSLILCDNAKTFQKGDEEIQKLFQVIEDQTVQHHFAQKRVQMRHIPAKSPHWGGMHEQLIGVVKLSIKKVLHRALISLPELQTLIKEVQVVVNDRPITFVYHDVNDPEPLTPSKLLCGFDVTALSHPVVDPDELEDENFNEHDQLNKAFK, encoded by the coding sequence ATGACGACCGATCAGTTCCTTCTTGCATTCAGGCGTCACTGTGCCATCTATGGAACTCCTTCACTGATCCTGTGTGATAATGCCAAAACATTCCAGAAAGGGGATGAAGAAATTCAGAAGTTGTTCCAAGTCATAGAAGATCAAACCGTGCAGCATCACTTTGCCCAGAAGAGAGTTCAGATGAGGCATATTCCTGCCAAGTCACCGCACTGGGGAGGCATGCATGAGCAACTGATTGGAGTAGTTAAGTTGTCAATCAAGAAAGTTCTTCATCGCGCGCTCATTAGTCTACCCGAGTTACAAACACTCATCAAAGAGGTTCAAGTAGTTGTGAATGATCGCCCAATCACATTCGTCTACCATGATGTGAATGATCCAGAGCCCTTGACACCGTCAAAGTTGCTGTGTGGGTTCGATGTTACAGCTTTGTCACACCCTGTTGTTGATCCTGATGAGTTGGAGGATGAAAACTTCAATGAACATGATCAACTCAATAAGGCCTTCAAATGA